The genomic stretch GCCTCCACACCCTGCTGCACCTGCCGTTCCGCCAAGTATTGCCACGGATCAAAAGGTGTTTCCCGTAATTCAATCATCCCTCAACCTCCTGTCACGGGTGGGAAAAAGGCCACCTCATCGCCCGGCTGCACCAAGGCTGCCGCATTCGCATAAACCTGATTGACTGCCACCAATACGTTACTTGGCAAGACATTTTCCCCACTACTACGCTGCCAGACCTCCTGCACACTGATGGCATCAGGTGTATCCAACATCACCTGCCCAACGCCCAAGCGTTCCCGTAAACTCGCAAAAAACAATACCTTGATTGACATAATAGCTGATCTCCCATCCAATACCGGCGCTCAACAGAAAGGCCACGATTGTGACCTTCCAAGGATACCTTACTTCATTTCAATAGGGGTATAGCGCTGTAATGGCGTAACGTCAATCGCATCACCCCAGTGCTCTTTCGCGTAAGCAACCGCGTATTTACGTTCCCGGAAGAAACGTTCCTCACCAATCTGTCTAGCAAGCCCAGAACGCTGGAAAGCTTCATACACCCGCAACTTGGTACGGGCGATATAAAACTCAATCCCCGTGGCACGTAGCCGATCGGCGAGTTTTTCCAGCATCTCTTCTCCGGTAGAATCCACTTGCCCCGTCGCTTCCAGATCCAGAATCAACACCTTGAGCTTGGGCTTTGCTGCAATATAATTCAGCAACTTACCTTCAAGATAACCCGTATTGGCAAAATACAAATCACCATCGAAACGGTACACAGCCAAAGTCTCGCTGGTTTGCAAGCCATGAGCCACCGCACCCCGCATCGTGCCATCGGCATCACGGGCAACTTCGACCAAATTCGGGCTCATGGTACGGTATAGGAACAAGCCCAAAGACAACACCACCCCGACAAAAACACCCTTTTCCAATTCTGGCGCAACCATCAACGTAGCAAAAAACGTGACCACTGCCACCACCCCATCATGCCGCTCGACCTTCCAGACATGCTTGATAGGTGCAAACTTAACCAGATTAATCACCGAGACAAAAATGATCGCTGCCAAGGTTGACTGTGGCAAATAATAGAGCAAATCGGTAAAGAACAATAAACTGATCGCCACCAGAGTACCCGTCACCACGGAAGAAAACGGTGTCATTGCACCTGCTGCAAAGTTCACCGCAGAACGAGAGAATGAACCTGAGATAGGTTGTCCTTGGAAAAAAGCAGAAGCTAGATTGCCCATCCCCTGACCAACCAACTCCTGATTGGCCGACAACCGCTGCCGGGTTTGGGAAGCCATCGCTTTGGCGATGGAAATAGCTTCCACAAAGCCCAGCAAGGACATCACAATACCAGACATCAGCAAGGCTTGAAAATGTGCAGGGTCAATACTGGGTATCTGGAATACAGGCAAGCCCGAAGGTACAGCCCCTACCACCGCTCCACCAAGATGTTCATAATCAACAGCCCAGGACAAAACCGTTGTCACCACCACCACAATCAAGATATTGGGTAATTTGGGTGCCCATTTCTTAATGATCAGCAAGCTAGCAAGGGAAAATAGCCCCAGCGCAATGGTCGGCCAATGCGTACCCGGCAGCGCCTTGAGGACCTCCCAAACCATTTCATAATGGTGTTCTGTGGCGGGAACGTTCACCCCCATTAACTTGCTGAGTTGCGAGGTGGCAATAATCAACGCACCGGCATTGGTAAACCCAATAATCACCGGGTGCGACAGGAAGTCCACTAGAATTCCCAAACGAAACAGCCCCAACAGCAGTTGGAACAACCCCATAATGAGCGACAAAAACCCCGCATACAAAATCAGCGTGTTCACATCGTGGATGTTGAAGGGTTGCAAGGCTGTTCCGGTCATCAAGGCCACCAACGCCACCGGACCACTGCCTAATTGACGTGACGAGCCAAACAAGCCCGCCACAATAATAGGCAAAAACGACGCATACAGACCGATATAGGCAGGCAACCCCGCTAACTGCGCATAAGCCATGGATTGCGGAACCAGAATCAAGGCACTGGTTAAACCCGCCATCACATCCGCTTTCAGTACGGCTGGGTTTTTCAGTTCACCAGCCCATTCCGTGTATGGCGTGAAACGGTCTTTCCAGTCACTCAACAGTGACACTAGCCAGCTACCCATGCGGTGCTTACCTCCACTTACATTCCATGTGTATACCAATAAACCACCGCCCTAGCATCCTTCAGGGCTATTCGACTGTCACTGACTTCGCTAGGTTACGCGGTTTGTCCACGTCCGTCCCTTTCAGAACCGCAACATGGTAAGACAGCAATTGCAGCGGAATCGTGTACACAATCGGTGCCAGCAATTCAGGCACATGCGGCATTTCCAGCACATGTAAATTATCAGAAGCAATAATGTGCGCGTTACGGTCCGCAAATACGTACAACTCACCACCCCGCGAACGCACTTCTTCCAGATTGGATTTTAGTTTTTCCAACAAGGCTGTATTAGGAGCTACTGTGACAATCGGCATCTCGCTATCGACCAACGCAAGTGGCCCATGTTTGAGTTCACCCGCCGGATAAGCTTCTGCATGGATATAGGAAATTTCCTTGAGCTTGAGCGCCCCTTCCATCGCAATCGGGTACATTTCCCCACGCCCTAAAAACAGCGCGTGATTTTTCTCGATGAAATGCTCAGCCAGTGCTTCAATTTTCGGGTGCAAATCCAATGCTTGCTCAATCAACGCGGGGAGTTTGCGCAAATCTGCAACGATTTGTGCGATCTTGGCTTTATCCCCACCCTTGGCCTGCATCAGCAATACCATCAGCAACTGCAAAGCAACCAACTGGGTGGTAAATGCCTTGGTAGAAGCCACGCCAATTTCCGGCCCTGCCATCGTCATCAACGACATATCCGATTCGCGAGTCAGCGAGCTTTCCGCCACATTGCAAATCGTCAGTGTTGCCAGACAGCCTTGGCTTTCCTTGATTTTTTCCAACGCCGCCAAGGTATCAGCGGTTTCGCCCGACTGCGAAATAGTCACCAGCAGCATGTTCTTGCGCGGTGGCTGGCGGCGGTAGCGGTATTCGCTGGCGACTTCCACATTGCAGGGAATATCCGTGTTGGCTTCAATCCAGTAGCGCCCCACCAAGCCAGCGTGGTAACTGGTGCCGCAAGCAATGATTTGGATTTCATCGACTTGTGCCAAACGTTCCAGCGCATCCGCCACACCAACCAAAGCGGGCAATACATGATCGCTGCCCAAACGGTTTTCCAGCGTGCCCACCACTGATTGTGGCTGCTCGAAAATTTCCTTGAGCATGAAATGGCGGTATTCGCCCAAATCAGCCGAACACATCGACGCATTCGATTCACGTACTGGGCGCACCACGCGCTCGCCATTCAGGTCGAAAATGTCGATCTTGTTGCGGCTCAGCTTGGCAACGTCACCGTTTTCCAGATAGATGAAACGGCTAGTCACTGGCAGTAAGGCTTGAATATCAGAACCAATGAAGTTTTCACCAATCCCCAAGCCCAATACCAGCGGGCTGCCTTGACGCGCCACAATCAGCGTATCCGGTTCATCCGGGGAAATGACCGCCAAGGCATACGCACCGTGCAATTCACACCGCGCTGCCATGACCGCATCCAGCATACTCACACCCTGACGGCGGAAAATATCGATCAGATGCGCCACCACTTCGGTATCGGTATCGGAAGTAAAATGGTAGCCGTCATCCTGCAAACGCTTACGCAGTTCGACATGATTTTCAATGATGCCGTTATGCACCAAACCGACCCACTCACCACTGAAATGCGGGTGGGCATTGCGTTCCGCTGGAACCCCGTGGGTCGCCCAACGGGTGTGGGCAATACCCACTTTACCATTAATAGGTTCGACATCGAGACGTTCCATCAATGCAGCTACCTTACCGACAGCACGGCTACGTACCAATGCACCCGTTTCTTGCACCACCGCAACCCCGGCAGAATCATACCCCCGGTATTCCAGACGACGCAGACCTTCCAATAAAATTTCCACAACCGGACGTTGAGCAATGGCTCCGACAAT from Thiothrix litoralis encodes the following:
- the moaD gene encoding molybdopterin converting factor subunit 1, producing MSIKVLFFASLRERLGVGQVMLDTPDAISVQEVWQRSSGENVLPSNVLVAVNQVYANAAALVQPGDEVAFFPPVTGG
- a CDS encoding SulP family inorganic anion transporter, yielding MGSWLVSLLSDWKDRFTPYTEWAGELKNPAVLKADVMAGLTSALILVPQSMAYAQLAGLPAYIGLYASFLPIIVAGLFGSSRQLGSGPVALVALMTGTALQPFNIHDVNTLILYAGFLSLIMGLFQLLLGLFRLGILVDFLSHPVIIGFTNAGALIIATSQLSKLMGVNVPATEHHYEMVWEVLKALPGTHWPTIALGLFSLASLLIIKKWAPKLPNILIVVVVTTVLSWAVDYEHLGGAVVGAVPSGLPVFQIPSIDPAHFQALLMSGIVMSLLGFVEAISIAKAMASQTRQRLSANQELVGQGMGNLASAFFQGQPISGSFSRSAVNFAAGAMTPFSSVVTGTLVAISLLFFTDLLYYLPQSTLAAIIFVSVINLVKFAPIKHVWKVERHDGVVAVVTFFATLMVAPELEKGVFVGVVLSLGLFLYRTMSPNLVEVARDADGTMRGAVAHGLQTSETLAVYRFDGDLYFANTGYLEGKLLNYIAAKPKLKVLILDLEATGQVDSTGEEMLEKLADRLRATGIEFYIARTKLRVYEAFQRSGLARQIGEERFFRERKYAVAYAKEHWGDAIDVTPLQRYTPIEMK
- the glmS gene encoding glutamine--fructose-6-phosphate transaminase (isomerizing); translation: MCGIVGAIAQRPVVEILLEGLRRLEYRGYDSAGVAVVQETGALVRSRAVGKVAALMERLDVEPINGKVGIAHTRWATHGVPAERNAHPHFSGEWVGLVHNGIIENHVELRKRLQDDGYHFTSDTDTEVVAHLIDIFRRQGVSMLDAVMAARCELHGAYALAVISPDEPDTLIVARQGSPLVLGLGIGENFIGSDIQALLPVTSRFIYLENGDVAKLSRNKIDIFDLNGERVVRPVRESNASMCSADLGEYRHFMLKEIFEQPQSVVGTLENRLGSDHVLPALVGVADALERLAQVDEIQIIACGTSYHAGLVGRYWIEANTDIPCNVEVASEYRYRRQPPRKNMLLVTISQSGETADTLAALEKIKESQGCLATLTICNVAESSLTRESDMSLMTMAGPEIGVASTKAFTTQLVALQLLMVLLMQAKGGDKAKIAQIVADLRKLPALIEQALDLHPKIEALAEHFIEKNHALFLGRGEMYPIAMEGALKLKEISYIHAEAYPAGELKHGPLALVDSEMPIVTVAPNTALLEKLKSNLEEVRSRGGELYVFADRNAHIIASDNLHVLEMPHVPELLAPIVYTIPLQLLSYHVAVLKGTDVDKPRNLAKSVTVE